One Malus sylvestris chromosome 14, drMalSylv7.2, whole genome shotgun sequence DNA segment encodes these proteins:
- the LOC126599483 gene encoding uncharacterized protein LOC126599483, protein MGSSDERVVAVIMVGGPTKGTRFRPLSLNIPKPLFPLAGQPMVHHPISACKRIPNLTQIFLIGFYEEREFALYVSSISNELKVPVRYLREDKPHGSAGGLYNFRDLIMEDNPSHIVLLNCDVCCSFPLPEMLEAHKKYGGMGTILVIKVSAESASQFGELVADPVTNELLHYTEKPETFVSDRINCGVYIFKPDIFNTIEGVSTQWKDRADLRRLSSFESLHSATRNAPTHFVRLDQDILSPLAGKKQLYTYETLDFWEQIKTPGMSLRCSGLYLAQFRVTNPHLLVSGDGTKSASITGDVYVHPSAKVHPSAKIGPNVSISANARIGAGVRLISCIILDNVEIKENAVVIHAIVGWKSSIGRWSRVQATGDYNSKLGITILGEAVTVEDEVVVINSIVLPHKTLNVSVQEEIIL, encoded by the exons ATGGGGAGCTCGGACGAGAGGGTGGTTGCTGTGATCATGGTGGGCGGGCCCACTAAAG GAACTAGATTCCGGCCATTGTCACTGAATATACCGAAGCCACTTTTTCCATTAGCAGGACAACCAATGGTTCATCATCCCATTTCCGCTTGTAAAAGG ATTCCGAACCTCACACAAATTTTCCTCATTGGTTTCTACGAGGAGCGTGAATTCGCGTTATATGTGTCCTCAATCTCTAATGAGCTTAAAGTCCCTGTTAG ATATTTGAGGGAAGACAAGCCACATGGATCAGCTGGTGGACTTTATAATTTCAGAGATCTGATCATGGAAGACAACCCG TCGCACATTGTCTTGTTGAATTGTGATGTTTGCTGCAGTTTTCCACTTCCAGAAATGCTTG AGGCTCACAAAAAATATGGTGGTATGGGAACAATCCTTGTGATCAAG GTTTCTGCTGAATCAGCCAGTCAGTTTGGGGAACTGGTAGCTGATCCGGTCACCAATGAACTGTTGCATTACACCGAGAAGCCTGAGACTTTT GTCAGCGACAGGATAAATTGCGGTGTCTACATATTTAAACCAGACATTTTTAACACCATCGAAGGTGTTTCCACTCAGTGGAAGGACAGAG CTGATTTAAGACGTCTGTCCAGCTTCGAATCCCTTCATTCAGCAACAAG GAATGCTCCCACGCATTTTGTAAGGCTAGATCAAGATATCCTATCGCCTCTTGCAGGGAAAAAGCAGTTATACACATATGAAACCTTGGACTTCTGGGAACAGATCAAAACTCCTGG AATGTCATTAAGGTGTTCTGGTTTGTATCTTGCACAATTTCGAGTCACCAATCCACATCTCTTGGTGAGTGGAGATGGTACAAAGAGTGCCAGTATTACCGGTGATGTTTATGTTCATCCATCAGCAAAAGTACATCCAAGTGCTAAG ATTGGTCCCAATGTATCAATATCTGCAAATGCTCGCATAGGAGCTGGTGTGAGGCTCATAAGTTGTATCATCCTTGACAATGTCGAAATAAAG GAAAACGCAGTTGTTATTCATGCAATTGTTGGATGGAAATCTTCAATCGGGAGATGGTCTCGCGTCCAG GCTACTGGGGATTACAATTCAAAGCTCGGGATCACAATCCTTG GTGAAGCAGTGACAGTTGAAGATGAAGTGGTTGTTATAAACAGCATTGTCCTGCCCCATAAGACTCTCAACGTCAGCGTTCAGGAAGAAATCATTCTTTGA
- the LOC126598568 gene encoding inositol-tetrakisphosphate 1-kinase 1-like — protein sequence MLDVVTAFESKLHQSGDRFQSKISVPKQVLVDHYPEGEEATNLLVGLEFPVIAKPLFANGSAESHEMCLIFSPKGLRSLLADTDGPILLQQFVNHGGVVFKGYSIGKHVQCVKRRSLPDVSEGQTRPHQRL from the coding sequence ATGCTTGATGTCGTCACTGCCTTTGAATCGAAGCTGCATCAGTCAGGCGACAGATTCCAATCGAAGATCTCGGTGCCCAAACAGGTGCTGGTTGACCATTACCCAGAAGGCGAAGAGGCAACTAATTTGTTGGTGGGGTTGGAGTTTCCCGTGATTGCAAAGCCGTTGTTTGCGAATGGCAGCGCCGAGTCGCACGAGATGTGTTTGATTTTTAGCCCCAAGGGGTTACGCAGTCTTCTGGCCGATACTGATGGTCCCATTTTGCTGCAACAGTTTGTGAACCACGGCGGGGTAGTGTTCAAGGGTTACTCAATCGGAAAGCACGTCCAGTGCGTCAAGCGGAGGTCATTGCCGGACGTTTCGGAGGGGCAGACAAGGCCACACCAAAGACTTTGA
- the LOC126600487 gene encoding E2F transcription factor-like E2FE isoform X4, with translation MTAPPSPPPATEQQPDPASTGPSARNHGYSRKQKSLGLLCSNFLVLYNRDGVTSIGLDDAASRLGVERRRIYDIVNVLESVGVLARKAKNQYSWKGFKAIPNALQELREEGLRENICNFDGNEDPKGYQISDDEDDAERCGSQQNENSNPTLNLKPMNPKSDNRREKSLALLTQNFVKLFVCSTVETISLDEAAKSLLGDAHKASVMRTAKVRRIYDIANVLSSMNLIEKTHTSDTRKPAFKWLGLRGKEEVPQETKKRAFGTDITNVSSKRGKVDSFIGGKLDGQKQKGLVGEADRSNLEDSKDGSKSYQFGPFAPVTIARAGTGNTRNVHDWEKLTSTYRPQYQNQALKDLFSHYMEAWKTWYSV, from the exons ATGACTGCTCCTCCATCCCCACCTCCAGCCACAGAGCAACAACCGGACCCAGCTTCAACAGGGCCTTCCGCCAGAAACCACGGCTACAGCAGAAAGCAGAAGTCTCTAGGCCTCTTGTGCTCCAA TTTCCTCGTCCTCTACAACCGCGACGGCGTGACTTCAATCGGCCTTGACGACGCCGCTTCACGACTTG GTGTTGAGAGGCGGAGGATCTACGATATTGTCAACGTCCTGGAGAGCGTTGGG GTTCTTGCTCGAAAGGCGAAGAACCAGTATTCTTGGAAAGGATTTAAGGCGATTCCTAATGCCCTGCAAGAGCTAAGG GAAGAGGGCCTGAGAGAGAATATTTGTAACTTTGACGGCAACGAAGATCCAAAG GGTTATCAAATTTCAGACGACGAGGATGATGCAGAAAGATGTGGGAGTCAGCAGAATGAAAACTCCAACCCTACTCTCAATCTTAAACCTATGAACCCAAAATCAG ATAATAGAAGGGAAAAGTCGCTGGCGCTTCTTACGCAGAATTTTGTGAAGCTCTTTGTGTGCTCAACT GTTGAAACGATTTCCCTTGATGAAGCTGCCAAATCACTGCTTGGAGATGCACACAAAGCATCAGTGATGAGAA CAGCAAAGGTAAGGCGGATTTATGATATTGCGAATGTTTTGTCATCCATGAACCTCATTGAGAAG ACCCACACATCAGATACGAGGAAGCCTGCATTTAAGTGGTTGGGATTAAGAGGAAAAGAGGAGGTTCCTCAGGAGACTAAGAAGAGAGCTTTTGGCACAGATATAACGAACGTCAGTTCTAAGAGGGGAAAGGTAGACTCTTTTATTGGTGGGAAGTTGGATGGGCAAAAACAGAAGGGCCTAGTAGGTGAGGCTGATAGGAGCAATTTGGAAGACTCAAAAGATGGTTCAAAGAGCTATCAGTTTGGTCCTTTTGCTCCTGTCACTATTGCCAGAGCTGGGACTGGCAACACGAGGAACGTTCATGACTGGGAGAAATTGACGTCTACTTATCGTCCTCAGTATCAAAACCAAG ctttgaaggaCCTGTTTTCTCATTATATGGAAGCATGGAAGACATGGTACTCCGTGTAA
- the LOC126600487 gene encoding E2F transcription factor-like E2FE isoform X5: MTAPPSPPPATEQQPDPASTGPSARNHGYSRKQKSLGLLCSNFLVLYNRDGVTSIGLDDAASRLGVERRRIYDIVNVLESVGVLARKAKNQYSWKGFKAIPNALQELREEGLRENICNFDGNEDPKGYQISDDEDDAERCGSQQNENSNPTLNLKPMNPKSDNRREKSLALLTQNFVKLFVCSTVETISLDEAAKSLLGDAHKASVMRTKVRRIYDIANVLSSMNLIEKTHTSDTRKPAFKWLGLRGKEEVPQETKKRAFGTDITNVSSKRGKVDSFIGGKLDGQKQKGLVGEADRSNLEDSKDGSKSYQFGPFAPVTIARAGTGNTRNVHDWEKLTSTYRPQYQNQALKDLFSHYMEAWKTWYSV; the protein is encoded by the exons ATGACTGCTCCTCCATCCCCACCTCCAGCCACAGAGCAACAACCGGACCCAGCTTCAACAGGGCCTTCCGCCAGAAACCACGGCTACAGCAGAAAGCAGAAGTCTCTAGGCCTCTTGTGCTCCAA TTTCCTCGTCCTCTACAACCGCGACGGCGTGACTTCAATCGGCCTTGACGACGCCGCTTCACGACTTG GTGTTGAGAGGCGGAGGATCTACGATATTGTCAACGTCCTGGAGAGCGTTGGG GTTCTTGCTCGAAAGGCGAAGAACCAGTATTCTTGGAAAGGATTTAAGGCGATTCCTAATGCCCTGCAAGAGCTAAGG GAAGAGGGCCTGAGAGAGAATATTTGTAACTTTGACGGCAACGAAGATCCAAAG GGTTATCAAATTTCAGACGACGAGGATGATGCAGAAAGATGTGGGAGTCAGCAGAATGAAAACTCCAACCCTACTCTCAATCTTAAACCTATGAACCCAAAATCAG ATAATAGAAGGGAAAAGTCGCTGGCGCTTCTTACGCAGAATTTTGTGAAGCTCTTTGTGTGCTCAACT GTTGAAACGATTTCCCTTGATGAAGCTGCCAAATCACTGCTTGGAGATGCACACAAAGCATCAGTGATGAGAA CAAAGGTAAGGCGGATTTATGATATTGCGAATGTTTTGTCATCCATGAACCTCATTGAGAAG ACCCACACATCAGATACGAGGAAGCCTGCATTTAAGTGGTTGGGATTAAGAGGAAAAGAGGAGGTTCCTCAGGAGACTAAGAAGAGAGCTTTTGGCACAGATATAACGAACGTCAGTTCTAAGAGGGGAAAGGTAGACTCTTTTATTGGTGGGAAGTTGGATGGGCAAAAACAGAAGGGCCTAGTAGGTGAGGCTGATAGGAGCAATTTGGAAGACTCAAAAGATGGTTCAAAGAGCTATCAGTTTGGTCCTTTTGCTCCTGTCACTATTGCCAGAGCTGGGACTGGCAACACGAGGAACGTTCATGACTGGGAGAAATTGACGTCTACTTATCGTCCTCAGTATCAAAACCAAG ctttgaaggaCCTGTTTTCTCATTATATGGAAGCATGGAAGACATGGTACTCCGTGTAA
- the LOC126600487 gene encoding E2F transcription factor-like E2FE isoform X1: protein MTAPPSPPPATEQQPDPASTGPSARNHGYSRKQKSLGLLCSNFLVLYNRDGVTSIGLDDAASRLGVERRRIYDIVNVLESVGVLARKAKNQYSWKGFKAIPNALQELREEGLRENICNFDGNEDPKGYQISDDEDDAERCGSQQNENSNPTLNLKPMNPKSDNRREKSLALLTQNFVKLFVCSTVETISLDEAAKSLLGDAHKASVMRTAKVRRIYDIANVLSSMNLIEKTHTSDTRKPAFKWLGLRGKEEVPQETKKRAFGTDITNVSSKRGKVDSFIGGKLDGQKQKGLVGEADRSNLEDSKDGSKSYQFGPFAPVTIARAGTGNTRNVHDWEKLTSTYRPQYQNQALVNLSVGPGDNSGRTRREVDRERNMTGD, encoded by the exons ATGACTGCTCCTCCATCCCCACCTCCAGCCACAGAGCAACAACCGGACCCAGCTTCAACAGGGCCTTCCGCCAGAAACCACGGCTACAGCAGAAAGCAGAAGTCTCTAGGCCTCTTGTGCTCCAA TTTCCTCGTCCTCTACAACCGCGACGGCGTGACTTCAATCGGCCTTGACGACGCCGCTTCACGACTTG GTGTTGAGAGGCGGAGGATCTACGATATTGTCAACGTCCTGGAGAGCGTTGGG GTTCTTGCTCGAAAGGCGAAGAACCAGTATTCTTGGAAAGGATTTAAGGCGATTCCTAATGCCCTGCAAGAGCTAAGG GAAGAGGGCCTGAGAGAGAATATTTGTAACTTTGACGGCAACGAAGATCCAAAG GGTTATCAAATTTCAGACGACGAGGATGATGCAGAAAGATGTGGGAGTCAGCAGAATGAAAACTCCAACCCTACTCTCAATCTTAAACCTATGAACCCAAAATCAG ATAATAGAAGGGAAAAGTCGCTGGCGCTTCTTACGCAGAATTTTGTGAAGCTCTTTGTGTGCTCAACT GTTGAAACGATTTCCCTTGATGAAGCTGCCAAATCACTGCTTGGAGATGCACACAAAGCATCAGTGATGAGAA CAGCAAAGGTAAGGCGGATTTATGATATTGCGAATGTTTTGTCATCCATGAACCTCATTGAGAAG ACCCACACATCAGATACGAGGAAGCCTGCATTTAAGTGGTTGGGATTAAGAGGAAAAGAGGAGGTTCCTCAGGAGACTAAGAAGAGAGCTTTTGGCACAGATATAACGAACGTCAGTTCTAAGAGGGGAAAGGTAGACTCTTTTATTGGTGGGAAGTTGGATGGGCAAAAACAGAAGGGCCTAGTAGGTGAGGCTGATAGGAGCAATTTGGAAGACTCAAAAGATGGTTCAAAGAGCTATCAGTTTGGTCCTTTTGCTCCTGTCACTATTGCCAGAGCTGGGACTGGCAACACGAGGAACGTTCATGACTGGGAGAAATTGACGTCTACTTATCGTCCTCAGTATCAAAACCAAG CCTTGGTGAACTTGTCTGTAGGACCAGGTGACAATAGTGGGAGAACGAGAAGGGAGGTGGATAGAGAAAGAAACATGACCGGAGACTGA
- the LOC126600487 gene encoding E2F transcription factor-like E2FE isoform X2 produces MTAPPSPPPATEQQPDPASTGPSARNHGYSRKQKSLGLLCSNFLVLYNRDGVTSIGLDDAASRLGVERRRIYDIVNVLESVGVLARKAKNQYSWKGFKAIPNALQELREEGLRENICNFDGNEDPKGYQISDDEDDAERCGSQQNENSNPTLNLKPMNPKSDNRREKSLALLTQNFVKLFVCSTVETISLDEAAKSLLGDAHKASVMRTKVRRIYDIANVLSSMNLIEKTHTSDTRKPAFKWLGLRGKEEVPQETKKRAFGTDITNVSSKRGKVDSFIGGKLDGQKQKGLVGEADRSNLEDSKDGSKSYQFGPFAPVTIARAGTGNTRNVHDWEKLTSTYRPQYQNQALVNLSVGPGDNSGRTRREVDRERNMTGD; encoded by the exons ATGACTGCTCCTCCATCCCCACCTCCAGCCACAGAGCAACAACCGGACCCAGCTTCAACAGGGCCTTCCGCCAGAAACCACGGCTACAGCAGAAAGCAGAAGTCTCTAGGCCTCTTGTGCTCCAA TTTCCTCGTCCTCTACAACCGCGACGGCGTGACTTCAATCGGCCTTGACGACGCCGCTTCACGACTTG GTGTTGAGAGGCGGAGGATCTACGATATTGTCAACGTCCTGGAGAGCGTTGGG GTTCTTGCTCGAAAGGCGAAGAACCAGTATTCTTGGAAAGGATTTAAGGCGATTCCTAATGCCCTGCAAGAGCTAAGG GAAGAGGGCCTGAGAGAGAATATTTGTAACTTTGACGGCAACGAAGATCCAAAG GGTTATCAAATTTCAGACGACGAGGATGATGCAGAAAGATGTGGGAGTCAGCAGAATGAAAACTCCAACCCTACTCTCAATCTTAAACCTATGAACCCAAAATCAG ATAATAGAAGGGAAAAGTCGCTGGCGCTTCTTACGCAGAATTTTGTGAAGCTCTTTGTGTGCTCAACT GTTGAAACGATTTCCCTTGATGAAGCTGCCAAATCACTGCTTGGAGATGCACACAAAGCATCAGTGATGAGAA CAAAGGTAAGGCGGATTTATGATATTGCGAATGTTTTGTCATCCATGAACCTCATTGAGAAG ACCCACACATCAGATACGAGGAAGCCTGCATTTAAGTGGTTGGGATTAAGAGGAAAAGAGGAGGTTCCTCAGGAGACTAAGAAGAGAGCTTTTGGCACAGATATAACGAACGTCAGTTCTAAGAGGGGAAAGGTAGACTCTTTTATTGGTGGGAAGTTGGATGGGCAAAAACAGAAGGGCCTAGTAGGTGAGGCTGATAGGAGCAATTTGGAAGACTCAAAAGATGGTTCAAAGAGCTATCAGTTTGGTCCTTTTGCTCCTGTCACTATTGCCAGAGCTGGGACTGGCAACACGAGGAACGTTCATGACTGGGAGAAATTGACGTCTACTTATCGTCCTCAGTATCAAAACCAAG CCTTGGTGAACTTGTCTGTAGGACCAGGTGACAATAGTGGGAGAACGAGAAGGGAGGTGGATAGAGAAAGAAACATGACCGGAGACTGA
- the LOC126600487 gene encoding E2F transcription factor-like E2FE isoform X3: protein MTAPPSPPPATEQQPDPASTGPSARNHGYSRKQKSLGLLCSNFLVLYNRDGVTSIGLDDAASRLGVERRRIYDIVNVLESVGVLARKAKNQYSWKGFKAIPNALQELREEGLRENICNFDGNEDPKGYQISDDEDDAERCGSQQNENSNPTLNLKPMNPKSDNRREKSLALLTQNFVKLFVCSTVETISLDEAAKSLLGDAHKASVMRTAKVRRIYDIANVLSSMNLIEKTHTSDTRKPAFKWLGLRGKEEVPQETKKRAFGTDITNVSSKRGKVDSFIGGKLDGQKQKGLVGEADRSNLEDSKDGSKSYQFGPFAPVTIARAGTGNTRNVHDWEKLTSTYRPQYQNQGPGDNSGRTRREVDRERNMTGD, encoded by the exons ATGACTGCTCCTCCATCCCCACCTCCAGCCACAGAGCAACAACCGGACCCAGCTTCAACAGGGCCTTCCGCCAGAAACCACGGCTACAGCAGAAAGCAGAAGTCTCTAGGCCTCTTGTGCTCCAA TTTCCTCGTCCTCTACAACCGCGACGGCGTGACTTCAATCGGCCTTGACGACGCCGCTTCACGACTTG GTGTTGAGAGGCGGAGGATCTACGATATTGTCAACGTCCTGGAGAGCGTTGGG GTTCTTGCTCGAAAGGCGAAGAACCAGTATTCTTGGAAAGGATTTAAGGCGATTCCTAATGCCCTGCAAGAGCTAAGG GAAGAGGGCCTGAGAGAGAATATTTGTAACTTTGACGGCAACGAAGATCCAAAG GGTTATCAAATTTCAGACGACGAGGATGATGCAGAAAGATGTGGGAGTCAGCAGAATGAAAACTCCAACCCTACTCTCAATCTTAAACCTATGAACCCAAAATCAG ATAATAGAAGGGAAAAGTCGCTGGCGCTTCTTACGCAGAATTTTGTGAAGCTCTTTGTGTGCTCAACT GTTGAAACGATTTCCCTTGATGAAGCTGCCAAATCACTGCTTGGAGATGCACACAAAGCATCAGTGATGAGAA CAGCAAAGGTAAGGCGGATTTATGATATTGCGAATGTTTTGTCATCCATGAACCTCATTGAGAAG ACCCACACATCAGATACGAGGAAGCCTGCATTTAAGTGGTTGGGATTAAGAGGAAAAGAGGAGGTTCCTCAGGAGACTAAGAAGAGAGCTTTTGGCACAGATATAACGAACGTCAGTTCTAAGAGGGGAAAGGTAGACTCTTTTATTGGTGGGAAGTTGGATGGGCAAAAACAGAAGGGCCTAGTAGGTGAGGCTGATAGGAGCAATTTGGAAGACTCAAAAGATGGTTCAAAGAGCTATCAGTTTGGTCCTTTTGCTCCTGTCACTATTGCCAGAGCTGGGACTGGCAACACGAGGAACGTTCATGACTGGGAGAAATTGACGTCTACTTATCGTCCTCAGTATCAAAACCAAG GACCAGGTGACAATAGTGGGAGAACGAGAAGGGAGGTGGATAGAGAAAGAAACATGACCGGAGACTGA
- the LOC126600485 gene encoding protein SUPPRESSOR OF GENE SILENCING 3-like isoform X1, with amino-acid sequence MYIVTLKILPGFRGTYVHVCICVWSGFRLCQGRGLLSKMSSRRGDANPKGKQLSQGVASLDSAQDDGEWEVIGKKSKNRSGGRFGPQSSSYKAWGPPPQGVPKTGTHSGAGGAQAAHSQKPAGGRNARHPYNNTGGFGDNFMAPKNVIPPPLDQGWNWQSRAGKKDKNVVPPAAVAEDYDDEDNSDPLSDLDDSDDDLFSDEFDSDSSEKSHGTQKKSKWFKQFFNEFDRLSVDEVIDPARRWHCPACKNGPGAIDWYDGMQPLKRHAETKAAKRVKLHRELAKLIDAELQLKGATVTPVGQVFGRWAALKDEEKNRKVIWPPMVLIMNTKLELQDEYDKWIGMGTEELLDLFDDYHASKARHSYGPQGHCGMSMLIFEASAMGHFEGERLHRHFAEQGFGRDAWERNPVLFRPGLIRQLYGFLPTKRDLDTFNQHCDDKAGLKFDIKSYQEMVLKPTRQMSLDSEEVIRLKDKLPKEMRLRKDAEETNAILREKIEKLQDENRLLKQRIKTQLEENKEEMILQEEFYKDVISRPRD; translated from the coding sequence ATGTACATAGTTACACTCAAGATTTTGCCGGGCTTTAGGGGTACTTATGTGCATGTCTGCATATGTGTCTGGTCAGGTTTCCGGCTTTGTCAAGGGAGAGGATTGCTGTCGAAGATGAGTTCAAGAAGAGGTGACGCGAATCCGAAAGGAAAGCAGTTGAGTCAGGGTGTAGCAAGCCTAGACTCGGCACAGGACGATGGAGAATGGGAGGTAATTGGCAAGAAATCCAAGAACAGAAGTGGTGGCAGATTTGGTCCTCAAAGTTCTAGTTATAAGGCTTGGGGACCGCCTCCCCAAGGGGTTCCGAAAACTGGCACGCACAGTGGTGCTGGTGGTGCACAAGCTGCTCATTCTCAAAAACCAGCTGGGGGACGAAATGCAAGGCATCCGTATAACAACACAGGTGGTTTTGGAGACAACTTTATGGCCCCAAAAAATGTGATTCCCCCTCCGCTGGATCAAGGATGGAATTGGCAATCTAGAGCTGGCAAGAAAGACAAGAATGTGGTTCCTCCTGCTGCTGTTGCTGAAGATTATGATGACGAGGACAACTCTGATCCTCTGAGTGATCTTGACGACTCGGATGATGATCTCTTCAGCGACGAGTTTGACTCTGACTCTAGTGAAAAGAGTCATGGAACTCAAAAGAAGAGCAAATGGTTCAAACAATTCTTCAACGAGTTTGATCGTTTAAGTGTGGATGAGGTTATTGATCCTGCCAGGCGGTGGCACTGCCCTGCGTGCAAAAATGGTCCTGGAGCAATTGACTGGTACGATGGCATGCAGCCCCTGAAAAGGCATGCAGAAACTAAAGCGGCCAAGCGGGTGAAGCTCCATCGAGAGCTTGCGAAACTTATAGATGCGGAGTTGCAGCTCAAGGGAGCCACTGTCACACCTGTGGGCCAAGTATTCGGCAGATGGGCGGCTttgaaagatgaagaaaagaatCGCAAAGTTATCTGGCCTCCGATGGTGCTGATCATGAACACAAAACTCGAACTGCAGGATGAATACGACAAGTGGATTGGCATGGGAACCGAGGAGCTTCTTGATTTGTTTGATGATTACCATGCTAGTAAGGCTCGACACTCATATGGTCCGCAGGGACATTGTGGGATGAGCATGTTGATTTTTGAGGCCTCAGCGATGGGACACTTTGAGGGGGAGCGGCTGCACAGGCATTTTGCAGAACAAGGATTTGGTAGGGATGCGTGGGAGCGCAATCCTGTCTTGTTTCGTCCAGGTCTTATCCGACAGCTCTATGGTTTCTTGCCAACCAAGCGAGACTTGGATACTTTCAACCAGCACTGCGATGATAAGGCGGGGCTGAAATTCGATATAAAATCTTACCAGGAGATGGTCTTGAAGCCGACAAGGCAGATGAGTCTGGACAGCGAAGAGGTTATTCGGCTGAAGGACAAGCTCCCGAAAGAAATGAGGCTCAGGAAAGATGCTGAGGAAACTAATGCCATACTTCGTGAGAAGATCGAAAAGCTGCAAGACGAAAATCGTCTTTTGAAGCAGAGGATCAAAACTCAGCTGGAAGAGAACAAGGAAGAGATGATTCTGCAGGAAGAATTCTACAAAGATGTTATATCTCGTCCTCGAGATTAG
- the LOC126600485 gene encoding protein SUPPRESSOR OF GENE SILENCING 3-like isoform X2 — translation MSSRRGDANPKGKQLSQGVASLDSAQDDGEWEVIGKKSKNRSGGRFGPQSSSYKAWGPPPQGVPKTGTHSGAGGAQAAHSQKPAGGRNARHPYNNTGGFGDNFMAPKNVIPPPLDQGWNWQSRAGKKDKNVVPPAAVAEDYDDEDNSDPLSDLDDSDDDLFSDEFDSDSSEKSHGTQKKSKWFKQFFNEFDRLSVDEVIDPARRWHCPACKNGPGAIDWYDGMQPLKRHAETKAAKRVKLHRELAKLIDAELQLKGATVTPVGQVFGRWAALKDEEKNRKVIWPPMVLIMNTKLELQDEYDKWIGMGTEELLDLFDDYHASKARHSYGPQGHCGMSMLIFEASAMGHFEGERLHRHFAEQGFGRDAWERNPVLFRPGLIRQLYGFLPTKRDLDTFNQHCDDKAGLKFDIKSYQEMVLKPTRQMSLDSEEVIRLKDKLPKEMRLRKDAEETNAILREKIEKLQDENRLLKQRIKTQLEENKEEMILQEEFYKDVISRPRD, via the coding sequence ATGAGTTCAAGAAGAGGTGACGCGAATCCGAAAGGAAAGCAGTTGAGTCAGGGTGTAGCAAGCCTAGACTCGGCACAGGACGATGGAGAATGGGAGGTAATTGGCAAGAAATCCAAGAACAGAAGTGGTGGCAGATTTGGTCCTCAAAGTTCTAGTTATAAGGCTTGGGGACCGCCTCCCCAAGGGGTTCCGAAAACTGGCACGCACAGTGGTGCTGGTGGTGCACAAGCTGCTCATTCTCAAAAACCAGCTGGGGGACGAAATGCAAGGCATCCGTATAACAACACAGGTGGTTTTGGAGACAACTTTATGGCCCCAAAAAATGTGATTCCCCCTCCGCTGGATCAAGGATGGAATTGGCAATCTAGAGCTGGCAAGAAAGACAAGAATGTGGTTCCTCCTGCTGCTGTTGCTGAAGATTATGATGACGAGGACAACTCTGATCCTCTGAGTGATCTTGACGACTCGGATGATGATCTCTTCAGCGACGAGTTTGACTCTGACTCTAGTGAAAAGAGTCATGGAACTCAAAAGAAGAGCAAATGGTTCAAACAATTCTTCAACGAGTTTGATCGTTTAAGTGTGGATGAGGTTATTGATCCTGCCAGGCGGTGGCACTGCCCTGCGTGCAAAAATGGTCCTGGAGCAATTGACTGGTACGATGGCATGCAGCCCCTGAAAAGGCATGCAGAAACTAAAGCGGCCAAGCGGGTGAAGCTCCATCGAGAGCTTGCGAAACTTATAGATGCGGAGTTGCAGCTCAAGGGAGCCACTGTCACACCTGTGGGCCAAGTATTCGGCAGATGGGCGGCTttgaaagatgaagaaaagaatCGCAAAGTTATCTGGCCTCCGATGGTGCTGATCATGAACACAAAACTCGAACTGCAGGATGAATACGACAAGTGGATTGGCATGGGAACCGAGGAGCTTCTTGATTTGTTTGATGATTACCATGCTAGTAAGGCTCGACACTCATATGGTCCGCAGGGACATTGTGGGATGAGCATGTTGATTTTTGAGGCCTCAGCGATGGGACACTTTGAGGGGGAGCGGCTGCACAGGCATTTTGCAGAACAAGGATTTGGTAGGGATGCGTGGGAGCGCAATCCTGTCTTGTTTCGTCCAGGTCTTATCCGACAGCTCTATGGTTTCTTGCCAACCAAGCGAGACTTGGATACTTTCAACCAGCACTGCGATGATAAGGCGGGGCTGAAATTCGATATAAAATCTTACCAGGAGATGGTCTTGAAGCCGACAAGGCAGATGAGTCTGGACAGCGAAGAGGTTATTCGGCTGAAGGACAAGCTCCCGAAAGAAATGAGGCTCAGGAAAGATGCTGAGGAAACTAATGCCATACTTCGTGAGAAGATCGAAAAGCTGCAAGACGAAAATCGTCTTTTGAAGCAGAGGATCAAAACTCAGCTGGAAGAGAACAAGGAAGAGATGATTCTGCAGGAAGAATTCTACAAAGATGTTATATCTCGTCCTCGAGATTAG